The Micromonospora sp. WMMD961 genome has a segment encoding these proteins:
- a CDS encoding GH1 family beta-glucosidase — MSIPNGPAGPLRFPDDFGWGAATSAYQIEGAAKEDGRGESVWDTFSRVPGRTRNGDTGDVAIDHYHRYAEDLDLMRDLGLRSYRFSISWPRIQPDGTGAPNQRGLDFYRRLLDGLHERGIAPMATLFHWDLPQALQDAGGWESRDTAHRFADYADLVFHALGDRVPAWLTVNEPKTVVQNGYLTGHHAPGRQDPDAAYLVAHHLQLAHGLAVAALRASGSDSRIGPALNLHPCYPADDSPQAAAAAHLYDGYENRLYLDSLLKGSYPEDVLADLGPQSRMVRGIRDGDLAIISAPIDLLAVQYYTPIYVTADGGTEHRWVTSEAAWQQIYPEGLYDLLTRITRDYGPIPLTITENGLPTPDTLAADDTVQDAGRISFLRDHLTAAHRAIADGVPLESFHVWSLLDNFEWDAGYDQRWGLVYVDYATQRRVLKSSATWYRSVIADGGF; from the coding sequence ATGTCGATACCTAATGGGCCCGCCGGCCCGCTGCGCTTTCCGGACGACTTCGGCTGGGGCGCGGCCACCTCCGCGTACCAGATCGAGGGCGCCGCCAAGGAAGACGGGCGCGGCGAGTCGGTCTGGGACACCTTCAGCCGCGTCCCGGGGCGCACCCGCAACGGCGACACCGGCGACGTGGCCATCGACCACTACCACCGATACGCCGAGGACCTCGACCTCATGCGCGACCTCGGGCTGCGCAGCTACCGCTTCTCCATCTCCTGGCCCCGGATCCAGCCCGACGGCACCGGGGCGCCCAACCAACGCGGGCTCGACTTCTACCGCCGCCTCCTCGACGGCCTCCACGAACGCGGCATCGCCCCGATGGCCACCCTGTTCCACTGGGACCTTCCCCAGGCGCTTCAGGACGCCGGCGGCTGGGAGTCCCGCGACACCGCCCACCGCTTCGCCGACTACGCGGACCTGGTCTTCCACGCCCTCGGCGACCGGGTGCCGGCCTGGCTCACCGTCAACGAGCCCAAGACCGTGGTGCAGAACGGCTACCTCACCGGCCACCATGCCCCCGGCCGGCAGGACCCGGACGCCGCCTACCTGGTCGCCCACCACCTGCAGCTCGCGCACGGGCTCGCCGTCGCCGCGCTGCGGGCCAGCGGCAGCGACAGCCGGATCGGTCCCGCGCTCAACCTGCACCCCTGCTACCCCGCCGACGACTCCCCGCAGGCTGCCGCCGCCGCCCACCTCTACGACGGCTACGAGAACCGTCTCTACCTCGACTCCCTGCTCAAGGGCAGTTACCCGGAGGACGTGCTGGCCGACCTGGGCCCGCAGAGCCGGATGGTCCGGGGCATCCGCGACGGCGACCTGGCGATCATCTCCGCGCCCATCGACCTGCTCGCCGTGCAGTACTACACGCCGATCTACGTCACCGCCGACGGCGGCACCGAACACCGCTGGGTGACCTCGGAGGCCGCGTGGCAGCAGATCTACCCCGAGGGGTTGTACGACCTGCTGACCCGGATCACCCGCGACTACGGCCCGATCCCGCTCACCATCACCGAGAACGGGCTGCCCACACCGGACACGCTGGCCGCGGACGACACCGTCCAGGACGCCGGTCGGATCAGCTTCCTGCGCGACCACCTCACCGCCGCGCACCGGGCCATCGCCGACGGCGTGCCGCTGGAGAGCTTCCACGTCTGGTCACTGCTGGACAACTTCGAATGGGACGCCGGGTACGACCAGCGCTGGGGCCTGGTCTACGTGGACTACGCGACCCAGCGGCGGGTGCTCAAGAGCAGCGCCACCTGGTACCGCTCGGTCATCGCCGACGGCGGCTTCTGA
- a CDS encoding roadblock/LC7 domain-containing protein, whose product MSQEARDLSWLVSAFAERVPGVAHAVVVSSDGLLVAISDHLPRDNADKLAAVTSGLMSITAGAAQMFDGDVVKQTVVEMGRGYFLVMQVRDGSILATLAAGDADIGVVGYEMARLAKQAGEMLTPALRAELQQALPR is encoded by the coding sequence TTGAGCCAGGAGGCGCGTGACCTGAGCTGGCTGGTGAGCGCGTTCGCGGAGCGGGTGCCGGGCGTGGCGCACGCGGTGGTGGTCTCGTCCGACGGGCTGTTGGTGGCGATCTCCGACCATCTGCCGCGCGACAACGCCGACAAACTCGCGGCGGTCACCTCCGGGCTGATGAGCATCACCGCGGGCGCGGCCCAGATGTTCGACGGCGACGTCGTCAAGCAGACGGTGGTCGAGATGGGCCGCGGCTACTTCCTGGTGATGCAGGTACGCGACGGTTCGATCCTGGCCACGTTGGCCGCCGGTGACGCGGACATCGGTGTGGTGGGCTACGAGATGGCCCGGCTGGCCAAGCAGGCGGGGGAGATGCTCACGCCGGCCCTGCGGGCGGAGTTGCAGCAGGCGTTGCCCCGCTGA
- a CDS encoding nitrate- and nitrite sensing domain-containing protein, which yields MAAGPEPANGAVSNHRRRRFDVRVVPHRRRSPFRLRDWRMSTKLATVLVVPSMAFLLLAGVQTSALVGRTTALNDFSRQVGIGRQITAAVHQLQQERDRSAGELGELRRGGDRAAAASNLKPLQTATDRAIADLSRAAEPLADADASWRVAFSEALEAYDQVIDIRPAIPPAVLGSETILSNYHRAVSALLDLLAEPSPGQGQSALNDAVLRYVQLARVKELSSRVRAQLYAAGRAGGYGTEDRVILSDLRGQQLTALSAFRVAATSDQIRRYDETSVSPMFLVATQLEERSLPAGNASPEVLPSEQWWSASQQRQELLRQLEAGVLDDAVRQADEASSEQLRATLLVVGGVVAVLLVALLISLLVGRSVARSMRLLRSQALRIAQVELPDALDRLKTVTGGVPGIEVAPAVVRSLDEIGELAEAFVAVHRSAVTVAVEQALMRRNVNAMFVNLARRSQVLVERQLELLDDLEREESDPDQLENLFKLDHLAARMRRNDESLLVLAGTDSTRRWNRPVGLGAVLLAAAAEIEQYQRVRIEAVADVYVVGHAVGELVHMLAELLENATAFSRPDTTVVVTARVDAATALVEIADRGLGMSPTALTEANAVLASPPAADVATVERMGLFVVSHLAARLGVRVRLDDHQGGLVARLALPAVLLAPAGTVQTDLPAPARMLATSAARGVVRQPGAVAQGSAPGAGIAARDLPVAGRPPGAAVPRQARPVPVRAEDVLTPAGTRDDGGGWWSRQGPGASAPIVPASGMPPAVPVTAGTNERGLPVRVPMAQLSAVTRSAQPSAAPTRTDPDPEAVGGMLSRLYSGVRRAEAEDTTEIPVPPSGGHDEGGRRQ from the coding sequence GTGGCGGCAGGTCCCGAGCCGGCGAACGGCGCGGTGTCGAACCATCGCCGGCGCCGCTTCGACGTCCGAGTGGTGCCGCATCGGCGGCGGTCTCCGTTCCGGCTGCGCGACTGGCGGATGAGCACGAAGCTCGCCACCGTGCTGGTGGTGCCGTCGATGGCGTTCCTGCTGCTCGCCGGCGTGCAGACCAGCGCCCTGGTGGGGCGGACGACCGCGCTCAACGACTTCTCCAGACAGGTCGGCATCGGCCGGCAGATCACCGCGGCGGTGCACCAGCTCCAGCAGGAGCGCGACCGCTCGGCGGGCGAGTTGGGCGAGCTGCGTAGGGGCGGCGATCGGGCGGCCGCGGCGTCCAACCTGAAGCCGTTGCAGACGGCCACCGACCGGGCCATCGCGGACCTGAGTCGGGCGGCCGAGCCGCTGGCCGACGCCGACGCGTCCTGGCGGGTCGCGTTCTCCGAGGCACTGGAGGCGTACGACCAGGTGATCGACATCCGGCCGGCGATCCCGCCGGCGGTGCTCGGCAGCGAGACCATCCTGAGCAACTACCACCGGGCCGTCAGCGCGCTGCTCGACCTGCTTGCCGAGCCGAGCCCTGGTCAGGGCCAGTCGGCGTTGAACGACGCGGTGCTGCGCTACGTTCAACTGGCCCGGGTCAAGGAACTCTCCTCCCGGGTGCGGGCCCAGCTCTACGCCGCCGGCCGGGCCGGTGGGTACGGCACCGAGGACCGGGTGATCCTCAGCGATCTGCGCGGCCAGCAGCTGACCGCGCTCAGCGCGTTCCGGGTGGCTGCCACGTCCGACCAGATCCGCCGCTACGACGAGACCTCCGTCAGCCCGATGTTCCTGGTCGCCACCCAGCTGGAGGAGCGCAGCCTGCCAGCCGGCAACGCGTCGCCGGAGGTGCTGCCCTCGGAGCAGTGGTGGTCGGCCAGCCAGCAGCGTCAGGAGCTGCTGCGCCAGCTCGAGGCAGGTGTGCTGGACGACGCCGTGCGGCAGGCCGACGAAGCCAGCAGCGAGCAGCTGCGGGCCACCCTGCTGGTGGTCGGCGGGGTCGTCGCGGTCCTGCTGGTCGCCCTGCTGATCTCGTTGCTCGTCGGACGGTCGGTGGCCCGGTCGATGCGGTTGCTGCGTAGCCAGGCGCTCCGGATCGCGCAGGTGGAGCTGCCGGACGCACTGGACCGCCTGAAGACCGTCACCGGCGGGGTGCCGGGCATCGAGGTCGCGCCGGCGGTGGTCCGCTCGCTCGACGAGATCGGTGAGCTGGCCGAGGCGTTCGTGGCGGTGCACCGCAGTGCCGTCACGGTCGCCGTCGAGCAGGCGCTCATGCGGCGCAACGTCAACGCCATGTTCGTCAACCTGGCCCGCCGCAGCCAGGTGCTGGTGGAACGGCAGCTGGAGCTGCTGGACGATCTGGAGCGTGAGGAGAGCGACCCGGACCAGTTGGAGAACCTGTTCAAGCTCGATCACCTGGCCGCCCGGATGCGCCGTAACGACGAGAGCCTGCTGGTGCTCGCCGGCACGGACTCCACCCGCCGGTGGAACCGGCCGGTCGGTCTCGGCGCGGTCCTGCTGGCCGCCGCCGCGGAGATCGAGCAGTACCAGCGGGTCCGGATCGAGGCGGTGGCCGACGTGTACGTGGTCGGGCACGCCGTCGGCGAGCTGGTGCACATGCTGGCGGAGCTGCTGGAGAACGCCACCGCCTTCTCGCGTCCGGACACGACGGTGGTGGTGACCGCGCGGGTCGACGCCGCGACCGCCCTGGTCGAGATCGCCGACCGTGGCCTGGGGATGAGCCCGACCGCGCTGACCGAGGCGAACGCGGTGCTGGCCAGCCCTCCGGCTGCGGACGTCGCGACGGTGGAGCGGATGGGCCTCTTCGTGGTCAGCCACCTGGCCGCCCGGCTGGGCGTACGGGTCCGGTTGGACGACCACCAGGGCGGTCTGGTCGCCCGGCTCGCGTTGCCCGCGGTGCTGCTCGCGCCGGCGGGAACGGTGCAGACGGATCTGCCCGCGCCGGCCCGGATGCTGGCGACGAGCGCCGCTCGGGGCGTGGTCCGGCAGCCCGGGGCCGTCGCCCAGGGCAGCGCCCCCGGGGCGGGCATCGCGGCGCGGGACCTGCCGGTCGCCGGTCGGCCACCGGGTGCCGCCGTGCCGCGCCAGGCCCGTCCGGTGCCGGTGCGTGCCGAGGACGTGTTGACCCCGGCCGGCACCCGCGACGACGGCGGGGGCTGGTGGTCGCGGCAGGGCCCGGGCGCGTCCGCGCCCATCGTGCCCGCGTCGGGCATGCCACCGGCGGTCCCGGTCACCGCCGGTACGAACGAGCGAGGGCTGCCGGTGCGGGTGCCGATGGCACAGTTGAGCGCGGTCACCCGCTCGGCGCAACCGTCGGCGGCACCGACCCGCACCGACCCGGACCCGGAGGCGGTCGGCGGCATGCTCTCCCGGCTCTACAGCGGAGTGCGGCGCGCCGAGGCCGAGGACACCACCGAGATACCCGTGCCACCGTCCGGGGGGCACGACGAAGGGGGACGACGACAGTGA
- a CDS encoding FGGY family carbohydrate kinase, with protein MNILALDLGTSSVRGLVLDADTRPRPGALARRKVELAIGDDGTGTLSAADYLASLVECVDELADAGHLHDVDLVAVSAQWHSVLPLDRDGAPMGPVITWLDTRPAPVGGTAGPADPDGFHQRTGCWWHRSYWSMRLPWLREQSGSPIARFVGLPEYLLGELLDTAPMSISQASGTGLLDLRTLRWDEEALTLAGARPQDLPPLGALDWHGQLRADLAARWPQLAQARWSPPVGDGGASNVGSGCVDPSRVAVTVGTSAAVRLMQRIPAGEPMPRLPERLWRYRVDHDHVVTGAAYACGGNLFAWAGRELRLPRGAELDAALALVPIGGGRPADPRFGGDRAPGLAPAGTGELRGLSFSTTSVDILAGLMQGLCELVAEDLAVLESTIDKPVGVVLGGGAVAASVWWRQAFAAALAPRPVSHQRNPEIGATGAALVALGRFGDAIGLADIGRTDELVLPTTAGRSHPQYPS; from the coding sequence ATGAACATTCTCGCGCTCGATCTGGGCACCTCCTCGGTACGAGGGCTGGTGCTGGACGCGGACACCCGACCGCGGCCCGGCGCGCTGGCCCGGCGCAAGGTCGAACTCGCCATCGGCGACGACGGGACCGGCACGCTCTCCGCTGCCGACTATCTCGCCTCGCTCGTCGAATGCGTGGACGAGTTGGCCGACGCGGGCCACCTGCACGACGTCGACCTGGTGGCGGTCTCCGCGCAGTGGCACTCGGTGCTCCCGCTGGACCGCGACGGCGCGCCGATGGGGCCGGTGATCACCTGGCTGGACACCCGACCCGCGCCGGTCGGTGGTACGGCCGGCCCGGCCGACCCGGACGGCTTCCACCAGCGCACCGGCTGCTGGTGGCACCGTTCCTACTGGTCGATGCGGCTGCCCTGGTTGCGGGAGCAGTCGGGCAGCCCGATCGCCCGGTTCGTCGGTCTGCCGGAGTACCTGCTGGGCGAGCTGCTCGACACGGCGCCCATGTCGATCTCCCAGGCCTCCGGGACCGGTCTGCTGGACCTGCGCACCCTGCGGTGGGACGAGGAGGCGCTGACGCTGGCCGGGGCGCGACCGCAGGATCTGCCGCCCCTCGGCGCGCTGGACTGGCACGGCCAGCTCCGGGCCGACCTGGCCGCCCGGTGGCCGCAGCTGGCCCAGGCCCGCTGGTCACCCCCGGTCGGCGACGGCGGTGCGTCGAACGTCGGTTCGGGCTGCGTCGACCCGAGCCGGGTCGCCGTCACCGTGGGCACCTCCGCGGCCGTCCGGCTGATGCAGCGGATCCCGGCCGGCGAACCGATGCCCCGGCTCCCCGAACGGCTCTGGCGTTACCGGGTCGACCATGACCACGTGGTGACCGGGGCGGCGTACGCCTGCGGCGGGAACCTGTTCGCCTGGGCGGGCCGGGAGCTGCGGTTGCCCCGGGGCGCGGAGCTGGACGCGGCGCTGGCGCTGGTGCCGATCGGCGGTGGTCGACCGGCCGACCCCCGCTTCGGCGGAGACCGGGCGCCCGGCCTGGCGCCGGCGGGCACCGGTGAGCTGCGCGGCCTCAGCTTCAGCACCACCTCGGTGGACATTCTGGCCGGGCTGATGCAGGGGCTGTGCGAACTGGTCGCCGAGGATCTCGCGGTGCTGGAGTCCACCATCGACAAACCGGTCGGTGTGGTGCTGGGTGGGGGTGCGGTGGCGGCGTCCGTGTGGTGGCGGCAGGCCTTCGCCGCCGCGCTCGCACCGCGACCGGTGTCGCACCAACGCAACCCGGAGATCGGCGCCACCGGCGCGGCACTGGTGGCACTCGGCCGGTTCGGGGACGCGATCGGCCTCGCCGACATCGGCCGGACGGACGAGCTGGTCCTACCGACCACGGCAGGACGATCCCACCCGCAGTATCCTTCCTGA
- a CDS encoding anthranilate synthase family protein, with protein sequence MTHLTDLLTAIVSGVDPGPFALLRRDGADELELFTGTVDTVERLADIPLTPGVSGAQTLALVPYRQISERGFACVDDGAPLECLRIRDHRRIALADALAMLPDEQVRTTDAAFDITDEDYSRTVHRVLAEEIGRGEGANFVIHRTMHATVQGPPLVAALAALRRLLVAERGAYWTFVVHTGTRTLVGASPERHVSVDDGLVMMNPISGTFRRAGDTPDRKALLRFLADPKEVEELYMVLDEELKMMATVAEHGGQVIGPYLKEMSHLAHTEYLLAGQSTRDVREVLRETMFAPTVTGSPMENACRVIARHERRGRGYYSGVLALVGHDDAGRQTLDAPILIRTAEISPAGRLRVPVGATLVRHSTAAGEVAETHAKAAGVLAALGLGPAAPDRGGEPVARLADDPEVRDALAKRNAPLARFWLDQRSPDAPKLPGLVGRRALIVDAEDTFTGMLAHQLGALGLEVTTRPWHAGGSVDGYDLVVAGPGPGDPGSPDEPKMVAMRKLLGGLLATGRPTLAVCLGHQVLAGLLGLPPHRRDAPYQGLQREVSLFGRTRRVGFYSTFTARSEADRLDTAYGPVELARDSGDGAVHALRGRGFAGVQFHPESVLSPDGLAVLTELLSDLLPAPRTDELSATGGRA encoded by the coding sequence ATGACCCACCTGACCGATCTGCTCACCGCCATCGTCAGCGGTGTCGACCCTGGCCCCTTCGCCCTGCTCCGCCGTGACGGCGCGGACGAGCTGGAGCTGTTCACCGGCACTGTCGACACTGTCGAACGGCTCGCGGACATCCCGCTGACGCCGGGTGTGTCCGGGGCGCAGACGCTGGCACTGGTGCCGTACCGGCAGATCTCCGAGCGCGGCTTCGCCTGCGTCGACGACGGTGCCCCACTGGAGTGCCTGCGGATCCGCGACCATCGACGGATCGCCCTGGCCGACGCCCTGGCCATGCTGCCCGACGAGCAGGTCCGCACCACCGACGCGGCGTTCGACATCACCGACGAGGACTACTCACGGACCGTGCACCGGGTGCTGGCCGAGGAGATCGGCCGTGGTGAGGGCGCGAACTTCGTCATCCACCGCACCATGCACGCCACCGTGCAGGGTCCACCGCTGGTGGCGGCGCTGGCCGCGCTGCGCCGGCTGCTGGTCGCCGAGCGCGGCGCGTACTGGACGTTCGTGGTGCACACCGGCACCCGGACGTTGGTCGGCGCGAGCCCGGAGCGGCACGTCAGCGTCGACGACGGGCTGGTGATGATGAACCCGATCAGCGGCACCTTCCGGCGCGCCGGTGACACCCCGGACCGGAAGGCGCTGCTGCGTTTCCTCGCCGACCCGAAGGAGGTCGAGGAGCTGTACATGGTGCTCGACGAGGAGCTGAAGATGATGGCCACGGTCGCCGAGCACGGCGGCCAGGTGATCGGCCCGTACCTGAAGGAGATGTCGCACCTGGCGCACACCGAGTACCTGCTCGCCGGGCAGAGCACCCGTGACGTGCGGGAGGTGCTACGCGAGACGATGTTCGCGCCGACCGTGACGGGCAGCCCGATGGAGAACGCCTGCCGGGTGATCGCCCGCCACGAGCGCCGCGGCCGGGGCTACTACTCCGGCGTGCTGGCGCTGGTCGGCCACGACGACGCCGGCCGGCAGACGCTCGACGCCCCGATCCTGATCCGTACCGCCGAGATCTCCCCCGCCGGCCGGCTGCGGGTGCCGGTGGGCGCCACCCTGGTCCGGCATTCGACGGCGGCCGGCGAGGTGGCCGAGACGCACGCCAAGGCGGCCGGTGTGTTGGCCGCGCTCGGCCTCGGGCCGGCGGCGCCCGACCGCGGGGGCGAGCCGGTCGCGCGGCTGGCCGACGACCCGGAGGTACGCGACGCGCTGGCCAAGCGCAACGCGCCGCTGGCCCGGTTCTGGCTGGACCAGCGGTCACCGGACGCGCCCAAGCTGCCCGGGTTGGTCGGTCGTCGCGCGTTGATCGTGGACGCCGAGGACACCTTCACCGGAATGCTGGCCCACCAGTTGGGCGCGTTGGGTCTTGAGGTGACCACCCGACCGTGGCACGCCGGCGGCTCTGTCGACGGGTACGACCTGGTGGTGGCCGGCCCCGGGCCCGGTGACCCGGGCAGCCCGGACGAGCCGAAGATGGTGGCGATGCGGAAGCTGCTGGGCGGGCTGTTGGCGACCGGCCGCCCCACCCTCGCGGTGTGCCTCGGCCACCAGGTGCTGGCCGGGCTGCTCGGGCTGCCGCCGCACCGCCGGGACGCGCCTTATCAGGGGTTGCAGCGGGAGGTGTCGCTGTTCGGCAGGACCCGGCGGGTCGGGTTCTACTCGACGTTCACCGCCCGTTCGGAGGCCGACCGGCTGGACACCGCGTACGGGCCGGTGGAGTTGGCCCGGGACTCCGGTGACGGCGCCGTGCACGCCCTTCGGGGGCGTGGCTTCGCCGGGGTGCAGTTCCACCCCGAGTCGGTGCTCAGCCCGGACGGGCTGGCTGTGCTGACCGAGCTGTTGAGTGACCTGCTGCCGGCGCCGCGCACGGACGAACTGTCCGCGACGGGCGGACGCGCATAG
- the wrbA gene encoding NAD(P)H:quinone oxidoreductase, with amino-acid sequence MAAQTKVAVIYYSATGTTYQMAQAVCEAAGDAGADVRLRKVRELAPDEAIRSNSGWEAHRLETQDVPEAMLDDLAWADVVIFGAPTRYGIIAAQLKQFIDTSGPLWAQGALANKVYSGFTSTGTLHGGQETTLTSLFNVFYHWGGIVVTPGYTDTSQFIAGNPYGASHTSNNGEIAPDSVALEACALTARRAVQIGTALKAGMGG; translated from the coding sequence ATGGCTGCCCAGACGAAGGTGGCGGTGATCTACTACAGCGCCACCGGCACCACCTACCAGATGGCGCAGGCCGTGTGCGAGGCCGCCGGAGACGCCGGTGCCGACGTGCGGCTGCGCAAGGTGCGCGAGCTGGCACCGGACGAGGCGATCCGCTCCAACTCCGGCTGGGAGGCGCACCGCCTGGAGACCCAGGACGTGCCCGAGGCGATGCTCGACGACCTGGCCTGGGCCGACGTCGTGATCTTCGGCGCGCCGACCCGGTACGGCATCATCGCCGCCCAACTGAAGCAGTTCATCGACACCTCCGGCCCGCTCTGGGCGCAGGGCGCGTTGGCCAACAAGGTCTACTCGGGCTTCACCTCCACGGGCACTCTGCACGGGGGCCAGGAAACCACCCTGACGTCGCTCTTCAACGTCTTCTACCACTGGGGCGGCATCGTGGTGACCCCCGGATACACCGACACCAGCCAGTTCATCGCCGGCAACCCCTACGGCGCCTCGCACACGAGCAACAACGGGGAGATCGCCCCGGACTCCGTGGCGCTCGAAGCCTGCGCGCTCACCGCCCGGCGGGCGGTGCAGATCGGCACCGCGCTGAAGGCGGGCATGGGCGGCTGA
- a CDS encoding DUF3037 domain-containing protein, whose protein sequence is MRHPFEYALIRLVPRIERGEQINVGVLLYCQQRDFLAARTHLDAERVRALAPDVDLPAVAAALGSWDRTCSGDGPATRMRLGERFHWLVAPRSTMIQAGPVHTGLTADPAAELERLTAALVH, encoded by the coding sequence ATGAGGCACCCCTTCGAGTACGCGCTGATCCGGCTGGTGCCCCGCATCGAGCGCGGCGAGCAGATCAACGTCGGGGTGCTGCTCTACTGCCAGCAGCGTGACTTCCTGGCGGCCCGCACCCACCTGGACGCCGAACGCGTCCGCGCACTGGCACCCGACGTCGACCTTCCGGCGGTCGCCGCGGCACTCGGCTCCTGGGACCGGACCTGCTCCGGTGACGGGCCGGCGACCCGGATGCGACTCGGCGAGCGGTTCCACTGGCTGGTGGCCCCGCGCAGCACGATGATCCAGGCGGGGCCGGTGCACACCGGGCTCACCGCCGACCCGGCGGCGGAGCTGGAGCGGCTGACGGCGGCCCTGGTCCACTGA
- a CDS encoding HipA family kinase, producing MLRQVTAIRYVTPLREGGSLPGVVEADDLGTYVAKFRGAGQGPKALIAEVICGELARRLELRVPPLVVLDVDPVIGRAEPDQEVQELLRNSGGANLGMDFLPGALGFDPVAHPVDAALASRVLWFDAYVENVDRSWRNPNLLVWHRELWLIDHGASLYFHHNWPRAEAAVHRAYRGVEDHVLAPYADGLAEADADLAPRVTPDLLSEVLALVPDEWLTAADFETADEARAAYRSHLSARVARTADWLPQGGAA from the coding sequence GTGCTCCGCCAGGTCACCGCGATCCGCTACGTCACCCCGCTGCGCGAGGGTGGCTCATTGCCGGGCGTGGTGGAGGCCGACGACCTGGGCACGTACGTGGCGAAGTTCCGGGGCGCCGGGCAGGGGCCCAAGGCGCTGATCGCCGAGGTGATCTGCGGTGAGCTGGCCCGTCGTCTGGAACTGCGGGTGCCGCCGCTGGTGGTGCTCGACGTCGACCCGGTGATCGGGCGCGCCGAACCCGACCAGGAGGTGCAGGAGCTGCTGCGCAACAGCGGCGGCGCCAACCTGGGGATGGACTTCCTGCCCGGGGCGCTGGGCTTCGACCCGGTGGCGCACCCGGTCGACGCGGCGCTGGCCTCCCGGGTGCTCTGGTTCGACGCGTACGTGGAGAACGTCGACCGGAGCTGGCGCAACCCGAACCTGCTGGTGTGGCATCGGGAGCTGTGGCTCATCGACCACGGCGCCTCGCTGTACTTCCACCACAACTGGCCGCGCGCCGAGGCCGCCGTGCACCGCGCCTACCGGGGAGTCGAGGACCACGTGCTCGCCCCGTACGCCGACGGGCTCGCCGAGGCCGACGCCGACCTGGCCCCACGGGTCACCCCGGACCTGCTCAGCGAGGTGCTGGCCCTGGTGCCCGACGAGTGGCTGACGGCTGCCGACTTCGAGACGGCCGACGAGGCGCGGGCTGCTTACCGCAGCCACCTGTCCGCCCGCGTCGCGCGCACCGCCGACTGGCTGCCGCAGGGAGGTGCGGCATGA
- a CDS encoding DUF4190 domain-containing protein, with protein sequence MTAASESAGSRTHRASTNAKTSAAATFALVFGVAGLLSVLTAILAWIGLVLGIIGVILGIVGLKMARRPGVTGRGVAIGGLVLSILAVLIGLGLAAGITTFVNNDSAVNRLQQQVDDLRDKLD encoded by the coding sequence ATGACTGCCGCAAGCGAATCGGCCGGGTCGAGGACCCATCGGGCGTCCACCAACGCCAAGACCAGCGCGGCCGCCACCTTTGCCCTGGTCTTCGGGGTGGCCGGTCTGCTCAGCGTGCTGACCGCCATCCTCGCCTGGATCGGCCTGGTGCTCGGCATCATCGGCGTCATCCTCGGCATCGTCGGGCTGAAGATGGCCCGCCGGCCAGGGGTGACCGGCCGGGGCGTGGCCATCGGCGGCCTGGTGTTGAGCATCCTGGCCGTGCTGATCGGCCTGGGCCTCGCCGCGGGCATCACCACCTTCGTCAACAACGACAGCGCGGTGAACCGCCTCCAACAGCAGGTCGACGACCTACGCGACAAGCTCGACTGA